One Natronomonas moolapensis 8.8.11 genomic region harbors:
- the truA gene encoding tRNA pseudouridine(38-40) synthase TruA, protein MRAFRLAYDGSGYRGFQRQPHGETVEDELFAALRELGVGFDGGSPAGYAAAGRTDAGVSARAQTVAFEAPAWLTPRALDGELPGAIRAWASADVEPGFHATHDATERVYKYFLHAPAAETGAREDVTAVDDGRAREACRRLSAEADFHNFTPDDEGTERAVSVSTRRDGPFLILECRAGGFARQLVRRLVSVVEAVARGVRDPSFITRALGPEPLSGPDGIAPAAPAPLVLFGVSYPGVDFDIDPDALESARGVFRARRRERLAAARVAGSLVPDDP, encoded by the coding sequence GTGCGTGCCTTCCGGCTGGCCTACGACGGTTCGGGGTACCGCGGCTTCCAGCGCCAGCCACACGGCGAGACGGTCGAGGACGAACTCTTTGCGGCTCTCCGCGAACTCGGCGTCGGGTTCGACGGCGGGTCCCCGGCCGGCTACGCGGCGGCAGGGCGGACCGACGCGGGCGTCTCGGCGCGGGCGCAGACGGTCGCCTTCGAGGCGCCGGCGTGGCTGACGCCGCGCGCGCTCGACGGCGAGTTGCCCGGAGCGATCCGGGCGTGGGCGTCGGCCGACGTGGAGCCGGGGTTTCACGCGACCCACGACGCCACCGAGCGGGTTTATAAGTATTTCCTCCACGCCCCGGCGGCCGAGACCGGCGCCCGCGAGGACGTCACAGCGGTCGACGACGGCCGCGCCCGGGAGGCCTGCCGGCGGCTCTCCGCCGAAGCCGACTTTCATAACTTCACCCCGGACGACGAGGGGACCGAGCGGGCGGTGTCGGTCTCGACACGCCGCGACGGCCCCTTCTTGATCCTCGAGTGTCGGGCCGGCGGGTTCGCCCGGCAGCTCGTCCGGCGGCTGGTTTCGGTCGTCGAGGCGGTCGCACGGGGCGTCCGCGATCCGTCGTTTATAACTCGGGCGCTCGGACCCGAACCGCTTTCGGGCCCCGACGGTATCGCTCCGGCCGCCCCCGCCCCGCTCGTGCTGTTCGGCGTCTCCTACCCCGGCGTCGATTTCGACATCGACCCCGACGCGCTCGAGAGCGCCCGCGGGGTTTTCCGTGCCCGGCGGCGGGAGCGCCTCGCCGCCGCCCGGGTGGCCGGGTCGCTGGTCCCCGACGACCCGTAG
- a CDS encoding methyltransferase domain-containing protein: MGVLEDKARARLFYKYLSRVYDTINPFIWNEEMRDEALEWFGIEAGDRVLDVGCGTGFATEGLLEHTDDVWGLDQSAHQLEKAFGKFGKRDRVNFHRGDAERLPFADDSFDAYWSSGSIEYWPDPVAALREARRVTKPGGPVLVVGPDYPKSTAFARLADAIMLFYDEAEADRMFAEAGFQAFEHRIQQRAPGTPRAITTIARVPESGAETAADPIPDPR, encoded by the coding sequence ATGGGAGTCCTCGAAGACAAAGCCCGCGCGCGGCTCTTTTATAAATATCTCTCGCGGGTCTACGACACGATCAATCCGTTCATCTGGAACGAGGAGATGCGCGACGAAGCCCTCGAGTGGTTCGGAATCGAGGCGGGCGATCGCGTCCTAGACGTCGGATGCGGGACCGGGTTCGCGACCGAGGGCCTGTTGGAACACACGGACGACGTCTGGGGGCTCGACCAGTCGGCCCACCAACTCGAGAAGGCGTTCGGGAAGTTCGGCAAGCGCGATCGGGTGAACTTCCACCGCGGCGACGCCGAGCGGTTGCCCTTCGCCGACGACAGCTTCGACGCCTACTGGTCGTCGGGATCGATCGAGTACTGGCCCGATCCGGTCGCTGCGCTCCGGGAGGCCCGCCGGGTCACGAAGCCGGGCGGGCCGGTGTTGGTCGTCGGCCCCGACTACCCGAAGTCGACGGCGTTCGCGAGACTCGCCGACGCGATCATGCTGTTCTACGACGAGGCGGAGGCCGACCGGATGTTCGCCGAGGCCGGCTTCCAGGCGTTCGAACACCGGATTCAACAGCGCGCCCCCGGGACGCCGCGGGCGATCACGACGATCGCGCGGGTCCCCGAATCAGGGGCCGAGACGGCCGCTGATCCGATCCCCGACCCGCGCTAG
- the pepF gene encoding oligoendopeptidase F codes for MSSVPERSDIADEYTWDLADLFADDEAWEAAYEAVEERIGALSAYEGRVTESATTLAEALELRESIMRDVSDVAAYARMRRDEDTTNQRYQALTARSQSLAADASSAASFVDPELQELDRAALESFAEEVPDLATYEHYFDDTLRMKPHTRSAEIEALLADLSEVTGAASDVYNMLTNADMTFPAIEDPEGGERRITLSNFTKLQKHPDRAFRKRSYEAFYDEWDEYRNSVATAYKNSVKADRKLADARHYDSARAAALDGPNVPVDVYETLVGTVEDNLDVLHRHAELKRDALEVDELRMWDLYAPIAEGESPDLEYDRAKEYVIDAVEPLGDAYRDRMAEGLESRWVDVYETANKQSGAYSGGTYDSQPYILLNYHEDIASMYTLAHELGHSMHSELTSDEQPYVYSGYEIFVAEVASTVNEALLTRHLLETVEDERFRRHVLDEYLERFRSTLFRQTMFADFEHRAHELDAAGEALTPDRLDELYRGLKSEYYEPAKIDDRIAREWMRIPHFYRAYYVYQYATGISAANAIVDQITSEGEPAAADYREFLRSGSRAYPLELLETAGIDMSTSEPVEAAIDAYDAMVSEFASLT; via the coding sequence ATGAGTTCGGTGCCCGAGCGAAGCGACATCGCCGATGAGTACACGTGGGACCTGGCGGACCTCTTCGCCGACGACGAGGCGTGGGAGGCCGCCTACGAGGCCGTCGAGGAGCGGATCGGGGCGCTATCGGCCTACGAGGGCCGCGTCACCGAGAGCGCAACGACGCTCGCCGAGGCCCTCGAACTACGGGAGTCAATCATGCGTGACGTCTCGGACGTCGCCGCGTACGCGCGGATGCGGCGCGACGAGGACACGACGAACCAGCGCTATCAGGCGCTCACGGCGCGGTCGCAGTCGCTGGCCGCCGACGCCTCCAGCGCGGCGAGTTTCGTCGACCCGGAGCTACAGGAACTCGACCGGGCGGCCCTCGAGTCGTTCGCCGAGGAGGTTCCCGACCTGGCGACGTACGAGCACTACTTCGACGACACCCTGCGGATGAAGCCCCACACCCGATCGGCGGAGATCGAGGCGTTGTTGGCCGACCTGAGCGAGGTGACCGGGGCGGCGAGCGACGTCTACAACATGCTGACGAACGCCGACATGACGTTCCCGGCGATCGAGGACCCCGAGGGCGGCGAGCGACGCATCACGCTGTCGAACTTCACGAAACTGCAAAAACACCCGGACCGGGCGTTCCGGAAGCGGAGCTACGAGGCGTTCTACGACGAGTGGGACGAGTACCGAAACAGCGTCGCCACGGCGTACAAAAACAGCGTCAAGGCCGACCGGAAACTCGCCGACGCGCGACACTACGACTCGGCGCGGGCCGCCGCGCTGGACGGCCCGAACGTCCCCGTCGACGTCTACGAGACGCTCGTCGGGACCGTCGAGGACAACCTCGACGTGTTACACCGCCACGCCGAGCTGAAACGGGACGCCCTTGAGGTCGACGAGCTCCGGATGTGGGACCTCTACGCCCCGATCGCCGAGGGCGAGAGCCCCGACCTCGAGTACGACCGAGCGAAGGAGTACGTGATCGACGCCGTCGAGCCGCTCGGCGACGCCTACCGCGACCGGATGGCCGAGGGGCTCGAGTCGCGGTGGGTCGACGTCTACGAAACGGCGAACAAGCAATCGGGCGCGTACAGCGGCGGCACCTACGACAGCCAGCCGTACATCCTGTTGAACTACCACGAGGACATCGCCTCGATGTACACCCTGGCCCACGAGCTGGGCCACTCGATGCACTCCGAACTCACGAGCGACGAACAGCCCTACGTCTACTCGGGCTATGAGATCTTCGTCGCGGAGGTCGCCTCCACCGTCAACGAGGCGCTTTTGACTCGGCACCTGCTCGAGACGGTCGAGGACGAGCGGTTCCGCCGGCACGTCCTCGACGAGTACCTAGAGCGGTTCCGGTCGACGCTGTTCCGACAGACGATGTTCGCCGACTTCGAGCACCGCGCCCACGAACTCGACGCCGCGGGCGAGGCTCTGACGCCGGATCGACTCGACGAGCTGTATCGGGGGCTCAAATCGGAGTACTACGAGCCCGCCAAAATCGACGACCGGATCGCCCGCGAGTGGATGCGGATCCCGCACTTCTATCGGGCCTACTACGTCTATCAGTACGCGACGGGGATCAGCGCCGCCAACGCGATCGTCGACCAAATCACGTCGGAGGGCGAGCCCGCGGCGGCGGACTATCGAGAGTTCCTCCGCTCGGGCTCGCGGGCGTATCCCCTCGAACTGCTCGAGACGGCCGGGATCGACATGTCGACCTCGGAGCCGGTCGAAGCGGCGATCGACGCCTACGACGCGATGGTCTCGGAGTTCGCGTCGCTGACGTGA
- a CDS encoding DUF7533 family protein: MELLDTLALFGTVALAAPIGLLGAEFLVGGRTVSGVGFLAVALALVAGGYFRPSPKSIVAGRVADAATTDGGDEPARADDGDDGRE, encoded by the coding sequence ATGGAGCTGCTCGACACGCTCGCGCTGTTCGGTACCGTCGCGCTCGCGGCACCCATCGGGCTGCTCGGCGCCGAGTTCCTCGTCGGCGGTCGCACGGTTTCGGGCGTCGGCTTTCTCGCCGTCGCGCTCGCGCTCGTGGCCGGGGGGTACTTCCGGCCGAGCCCGAAATCGATCGTGGCCGGGCGAGTCGCGGACGCGGCGACGACGGACGGCGGGGACGAACCCGCGAGGGCCGACGACGGGGACGACGGACGGGAGTGA
- a CDS encoding DUF7533 family protein: MTGRPRPTAEYITVAGEPPGMALGIVRTLQLARTLVVAGPVGLIGAFSLLEGRYVHGVFFVTAALGLVGVSEYVYLRLADRTVGRLRNVRGGE; this comes from the coding sequence GTGACGGGACGTCCGCGGCCGACGGCGGAGTATATAACTGTCGCGGGCGAACCGCCGGGCATGGCGCTCGGGATCGTTCGGACGCTGCAGTTGGCCAGGACGCTCGTCGTCGCCGGACCGGTCGGGCTGATCGGCGCGTTCAGCCTGCTCGAGGGGCGATACGTCCACGGGGTGTTCTTCGTGACTGCGGCGCTCGGGCTCGTCGGCGTCAGCGAGTACGTGTATCTCCGCCTGGCGGATCGGACGGTCGGGCGGCTGCGGAACGTCCGTGGCGGCGAGTGA
- a CDS encoding branched-chain amino acid transaminase — MSFEEMDVDTIWMDGEFVDWDEAQTHVLTHSLHYGTGVFEGARCYDTSDGPALFRWDEHLDRLYDSAKVLDHDIDHTREEITDATLSLIREQGFESCYIRPLVYYGYNSLGVSPKDCPSETIVACWPWGAYLGEDAIENGVDVMVSSWRKHASSQIPTNVKATGPYLNSMLAGEEARRNGYVEAIVLNKEGKVAEGPGENIFMVNDGELFTTGVSESILDGITRDTVIDLARDLGYTVNDEASIGRGQLYTADELFFTGTAAEVTPIRSVDDTEIGNGSRGPITEEIQQQFFELVEGNLDGYDEWFLDV, encoded by the coding sequence ATGTCTTTCGAGGAGATGGATGTCGACACGATCTGGATGGACGGCGAGTTCGTCGACTGGGACGAAGCGCAGACGCACGTGTTGACCCACTCGCTGCACTACGGCACCGGGGTCTTCGAGGGGGCCCGGTGTTACGACACGTCGGACGGCCCGGCGCTGTTCCGGTGGGACGAACACCTCGACCGGCTCTACGACTCCGCGAAGGTGCTCGATCACGACATCGATCACACCCGCGAGGAGATCACCGACGCGACGCTGTCGCTCATTCGCGAACAGGGCTTCGAGTCGTGTTACATCCGCCCGCTCGTCTACTACGGCTACAACTCGTTGGGCGTCTCCCCGAAGGACTGCCCCTCAGAGACGATTGTCGCCTGCTGGCCGTGGGGGGCGTACCTCGGCGAGGACGCCATCGAGAACGGCGTCGACGTGATGGTCTCCTCGTGGCGCAAACACGCCTCCAGCCAGATCCCGACCAACGTCAAGGCCACCGGCCCGTATCTCAACTCCATGCTCGCCGGCGAGGAAGCCCGCCGGAACGGCTACGTCGAGGCCATCGTGCTCAACAAGGAGGGCAAGGTCGCCGAGGGACCCGGCGAGAACATATTCATGGTCAACGACGGGGAACTGTTCACCACCGGCGTCTCCGAGTCCATCCTCGATGGGATCACCCGCGATACGGTCATCGACCTCGCCCGCGACCTCGGTTACACCGTCAACGATGAGGCCTCCATCGGTCGCGGGCAACTCTACACCGCCGACGAACTCTTCTTTACCGGGACCGCCGCCGAGGTCACTCCGATCAGGAGCGTCGACGACACCGAGATCGGCAACGGCTCGCGCGGCCCGATCACCGAAGAGATCCAACAGCAGTTCTTCGAACTCGTCGAGGGGAACCTCGACGGGTACGACGAGTGGTTCCTCGACGTCTGA
- a CDS encoding electron transfer flavoprotein subunit alpha/FixB family protein codes for MTVLAVAEHRRGDLRDVSFELVTAGRELAADLETDLAVAVIAGDVEGFAEALNREGVDTIYTVANGEEFNHGVYAGAIKELCAELDPTALLLPNSVNGLDYAPAVAGALELPLVTDVIDIESGEPVEVVREQYGGKVETAYEVDSERYALTLRATEWPPAESPGDATIEAFDVDVDEDALGTTVKGFEEVASGDVDITDADVLVSVGRGIGEEENIPLVEELADALDATLSSSRPIVDNGWLPQNRQVGQSGKVVTPDVYVAVGISGAVQHVAGMKGADTIVAINSDPNAPIYDIADYGIVDDLFEVVPQVIEAFGGQAPEV; via the coding sequence ATGACGGTACTGGCCGTCGCCGAACACCGTCGCGGGGACCTCCGGGACGTCTCCTTCGAACTCGTCACGGCCGGTCGCGAACTCGCGGCCGACCTCGAGACGGACCTCGCGGTCGCCGTGATCGCGGGCGACGTCGAAGGGTTCGCCGAAGCGCTGAACCGCGAGGGCGTCGACACGATCTACACCGTCGCGAACGGCGAGGAGTTCAACCACGGCGTCTACGCGGGAGCGATAAAAGAGCTGTGCGCGGAGCTCGACCCGACGGCGCTTCTGTTGCCCAACTCGGTGAACGGGCTGGACTACGCGCCCGCGGTCGCCGGGGCGCTCGAGTTGCCGCTCGTGACCGACGTGATCGACATCGAGAGCGGCGAGCCGGTCGAGGTCGTCCGCGAGCAGTACGGCGGCAAGGTGGAGACGGCCTACGAGGTCGACTCGGAGCGGTACGCGCTGACGCTCCGGGCCACCGAGTGGCCCCCCGCCGAATCGCCCGGCGACGCGACGATCGAAGCCTTCGACGTGGACGTCGACGAGGACGCGCTCGGCACGACGGTGAAGGGTTTCGAGGAGGTCGCCAGCGGCGACGTGGACATCACCGACGCGGACGTGCTCGTCTCCGTCGGCCGCGGGATCGGGGAGGAAGAGAACATCCCGCTCGTCGAGGAACTCGCGGACGCTCTGGACGCGACGCTGTCGTCGTCGCGGCCGATCGTCGACAACGGCTGGCTGCCACAGAACCGCCAGGTCGGCCAGTCGGGGAAAGTCGTTACACCCGACGTCTACGTCGCGGTCGGGATCTCCGGGGCGGTCCAACACGTCGCCGGCATGAAGGGTGCGGACACCATCGTCGCGATCAACTCCGACCCGAACGCGCCGATCTACGACATCGCCGATTACGGTATCGTCGACGACCTCTTCGAGGTCGTCCCCCAAGTGATCGAGGCGTTCGGCGGGCAGGCGCCCGAGGTCTGA
- a CDS encoding DUF7096 domain-containing protein: MDGTRALVFAFLLCVAPIGGVVVGAEGVGGPGELQETTADPDRSMTVLATPNTSEYLAPSAEGIERSGNHTAGLDVAAAVEADAGGLESAYLGETLERRYTSAASDAEHEAVVEDGVERLAARAGELRGTERTAIRQYNEGAIDARELLRTLTVVARVAGATVDRLEWLETRANRLEMDAEADRAATERAGLVPATGPVRTELAGAAAGSGSVRVYVETAGDGVVLAAIDRDDGTYLREAHDPSARDRRTQDQYGGSPLLALERMERIYPWVTENNLGVSASPIGPPFERVYRFSIPHPHGELETYLDSGSEAVAIEFQRNDLDSLPTQRSRTTANGLRLVVDTTRGGGPIGVSALDDATGDPLNARIELGGDPIGSTDGDRLWAVAPRGPVTVTAAHDGETVSLEASPS; encoded by the coding sequence ATGGACGGTACCCGTGCGCTCGTCTTCGCCTTCCTCCTCTGTGTGGCCCCGATCGGCGGGGTCGTCGTCGGCGCCGAGGGCGTCGGCGGTCCCGGCGAGCTACAGGAGACGACGGCCGACCCGGATCGCTCGATGACCGTGCTCGCGACGCCGAACACCTCGGAGTACCTCGCGCCGTCGGCCGAGGGCATCGAGCGCTCCGGCAACCACACCGCCGGTCTCGACGTCGCGGCCGCCGTCGAGGCCGACGCCGGCGGGCTCGAGAGCGCCTACCTCGGCGAGACGCTCGAGCGACGCTATACGAGCGCGGCAAGCGACGCCGAGCACGAAGCGGTCGTCGAGGACGGCGTAGAGCGTCTCGCCGCCCGCGCCGGCGAGCTGCGCGGGACCGAACGAACCGCCATCCGGCAGTACAACGAGGGGGCGATCGACGCCCGCGAACTCCTCCGGACGCTGACCGTGGTCGCCCGGGTGGCCGGGGCGACGGTCGATCGGCTCGAGTGGCTCGAAACGCGGGCGAACCGCCTCGAGATGGACGCCGAAGCCGACCGCGCGGCGACGGAACGAGCCGGACTCGTCCCAGCAACCGGACCAGTCAGGACCGAACTCGCCGGCGCGGCCGCCGGCTCCGGCTCCGTTCGGGTGTACGTCGAGACGGCCGGCGACGGGGTCGTCCTCGCCGCGATCGATCGGGACGACGGGACGTATCTTCGCGAGGCCCACGATCCGAGCGCGAGGGACAGACGGACTCAGGATCAATACGGCGGAAGCCCGCTCCTCGCGCTCGAGCGAATGGAGCGTATCTACCCGTGGGTCACAGAGAACAACCTCGGCGTCTCGGCCTCGCCCATCGGGCCGCCCTTCGAACGCGTCTATCGCTTCAGCATTCCCCACCCGCACGGTGAGCTCGAGACGTACCTCGACAGCGGCTCGGAGGCCGTAGCGATCGAATTCCAGCGAAACGACCTCGACTCGCTCCCGACTCAGAGGAGCCGAACCACCGCGAACGGGCTTCGCCTCGTCGTCGACACGACCCGCGGCGGCGGGCCGATCGGGGTTTCGGCCCTCGACGACGCGACCGGCGACCCCCTGAACGCACGAATCGAGCTCGGCGGCGACCCGATCGGGTCGACCGACGGGGACCGGCTGTGGGCCGTCGCTCCCCGCGGTCCGGTGACAGTAACCGCGGCTCACGACGGCGAGACGGTGTCGCTCGAGGCGTCGCCCTCCTGA
- a CDS encoding type IV pilin, whose translation MAPRGVSPLVGVLCLLVVTVALAATVLVAVPVGSAPEPTVATFDAAADPTGEIRVTHTGGDVIDPEALDVRVRVDGEPLAEQPPVPFFSAGGFESAPTGAFNSATTTAWRVGETASFRTAGTNGPSIDPGDTVTIRLSVEGYSVAELEVTA comes from the coding sequence ATGGCTCCCCGTGGCGTCTCGCCGCTCGTCGGCGTCCTGTGTCTGCTCGTGGTGACCGTCGCCCTCGCTGCGACTGTGCTCGTGGCCGTCCCCGTCGGCTCCGCGCCCGAGCCCACCGTCGCCACCTTCGACGCGGCGGCCGATCCGACCGGCGAGATCAGGGTAACACACACCGGTGGCGACGTGATCGATCCGGAAGCGCTCGACGTTCGAGTGCGCGTCGACGGCGAACCGCTCGCCGAACAACCGCCGGTCCCGTTCTTTTCCGCAGGCGGCTTCGAGAGCGCACCGACCGGCGCGTTCAACAGCGCGACCACCACGGCCTGGCGGGTCGGCGAGACGGCCTCCTTCCGGACAGCGGGCACGAACGGGCCGTCGATCGACCCCGGCGACACCGTGACGATCCGGCTTTCCGTCGAGGGCTACAGCGTCGCGGAACTCGAGGTGACCGCCTAG
- the pan2 gene encoding proteasome-activating nucleotidase Pan2 — translation MSHSPSLPDRPTLNLDPDMPVDERLAALREHYVDVSRVHDELSDQLETVRARQSDLREEVTDLQEENEALKTSSLYLATVEELTDDQVLLKQHGNNQEVLTDVSPRLYDKLEAGDRVAINDSFAIQTLLDAETDARAQAMEIAEKPTVTYEDIGGLESQIQEVREAVEDPLVNPEKFETVGIEPPTGVLLHGPPGTGKTMMAKAVANRTDATFIKMAGSELVQKFIGEGARLVRDLFELAAEREPAIIFIDEIDAIASKRTESKTSGDAEVQRTMMQLLSEMDGFDQRGDISIIAATNRFDMLDRAILRPGRFDRLIEVPEPDAGGRKQILSIHTRRMQLDAGVDLERIADDTDGFSGAEIESLATEAGMFAIREGRTEVANEDFEAALEKIEDEESPGTPIAFY, via the coding sequence ATGTCGCATAGCCCTTCGCTCCCGGACCGGCCGACGCTCAACCTCGATCCGGACATGCCGGTCGACGAGCGGCTGGCCGCCCTCAGGGAGCACTACGTCGACGTCTCGCGGGTTCACGACGAGCTTTCCGATCAACTCGAAACCGTTCGCGCACGGCAGTCGGACCTCCGCGAGGAGGTCACAGATCTTCAGGAGGAAAACGAGGCGCTGAAGACGTCGTCGCTGTATCTCGCTACGGTCGAGGAACTCACCGACGATCAGGTGCTCCTCAAACAGCACGGCAACAACCAGGAGGTACTCACCGACGTCTCGCCCCGGCTGTACGACAAACTGGAGGCCGGCGACCGCGTCGCGATCAACGATTCCTTCGCGATTCAGACGCTCCTCGACGCCGAGACCGACGCGCGCGCACAGGCGATGGAGATCGCCGAGAAGCCCACGGTCACCTACGAGGACATCGGCGGGCTGGAGTCACAGATCCAGGAGGTTCGCGAGGCCGTCGAGGACCCCCTCGTGAACCCAGAAAAGTTCGAGACGGTCGGCATCGAACCGCCGACCGGCGTTCTCCTCCACGGGCCGCCGGGGACCGGGAAGACGATGATGGCGAAGGCCGTCGCCAACCGAACCGACGCGACGTTCATCAAGATGGCGGGCTCGGAGCTGGTCCAGAAGTTCATCGGCGAGGGGGCACGCCTCGTCCGGGACCTGTTCGAACTCGCCGCCGAGCGCGAACCCGCCATCATCTTCATCGACGAGATCGACGCCATCGCCTCGAAGCGAACCGAGTCGAAGACCTCCGGGGATGCCGAGGTCCAGCGGACCATGATGCAGCTCCTCTCGGAGATGGACGGCTTCGATCAGCGCGGCGACATCTCGATCATCGCGGCGACGAACCGCTTCGATATGCTCGATCGCGCCATCCTCCGCCCCGGTCGCTTCGATCGGCTCATCGAGGTGCCTGAGCCGGACGCCGGGGGCCGCAAGCAGATCCTCTCGATCCACACGCGGCGGATGCAACTCGACGCGGGCGTCGATCTCGAACGGATCGCAGACGACACCGATGGCTTCTCGGGGGCCGAAATCGAGAGCCTCGCGACCGAGGCCGGGATGTTCGCGATCCGGGAGGGCCGAACCGAGGTCGCGAACGAGGACTTCGAGGCCGCTCTCGAGAAGATCGAAGACGAGGAGTCGCCCGGAACCCCGATCGCCTTCTACTGA
- a CDS encoding electron transfer flavoprotein subunit beta/FixA family protein — protein MKVLVTVKEVAAVDDEFEISGLDIAEGSLEYDLNEWDDYAVEEAVQIAEANDDVEVVTVTIGPERADETVRMALAKGADRAVRVWDDALEEAQFLDVGTKADIIAAVAEAEAPDLILSGVQAGDDANGATGVALAERLGFEWAAVVNDLELDAEAGVASVHRELEGGIEELTDVELPAVLTIQTGINEPRYASLRGIRQAQRKPLETESLDDIGLDASVTDSPVARTSMYEPESESDAVVWDGSADETAGELAELLREKGVVEG, from the coding sequence ATGAAGGTACTCGTTACCGTGAAGGAGGTAGCCGCGGTCGACGACGAGTTCGAGATCTCCGGGCTCGACATCGCCGAGGGGTCCCTCGAGTACGACCTCAACGAGTGGGACGACTACGCTGTCGAGGAGGCCGTCCAGATAGCCGAGGCGAACGACGACGTCGAGGTCGTCACGGTCACCATCGGTCCCGAGCGCGCCGACGAGACCGTCCGGATGGCGCTCGCGAAGGGGGCCGACCGGGCCGTCCGGGTGTGGGACGATGCCCTCGAGGAAGCCCAGTTCCTCGACGTCGGCACGAAGGCCGACATCATCGCCGCCGTCGCCGAGGCGGAGGCCCCCGATCTGATCCTCTCGGGCGTTCAGGCGGGCGACGACGCCAACGGCGCGACTGGCGTCGCCCTCGCCGAACGGCTCGGCTTCGAGTGGGCCGCCGTCGTCAACGACCTCGAACTCGACGCCGAGGCGGGCGTCGCCTCGGTCCACCGCGAGCTCGAAGGCGGTATCGAGGAACTCACCGACGTCGAGCTCCCCGCGGTGTTGACGATCCAGACCGGGATCAACGAGCCCCGCTACGCCAGCCTCCGCGGTATCCGACAGGCCCAGCGAAAGCCCCTCGAAACCGAGTCCCTCGACGATATCGGGCTCGACGCCTCGGTGACCGACTCGCCCGTCGCGCGGACCTCGATGTACGAGCCCGAAAGCGAAAGCGACGCGGTTGTCTGGGACGGCAGCGCCGACGAGACGGCCGGGGAACTGGCCGAACTCCTCCGCGAGAAGGGGGTGGTCGAGGGATGA
- a CDS encoding helix-turn-helix transcriptional regulator yields MRCRVPILLCALLLASAPVLGAVPVAGQPQADGTHFEAQLQADGDAAWNVTLSVPIGTDSDRDAFEAFADRFEAGEADLELGVDAFERAAGEASAASGREMSITSVSRHSEVVTDPDSGETYGVLRVSFTWESFARIDDEDTLYVDDAFNTTDGTWLPGLGSDQSLTILAPPGYGGPTTSPIGADGGDLRWEGPTTFEPGYFDIVYHPSGAGPATNGISSPLVAGALLLSGAALLVGLYLLFGRQRGDETREPPEAGDADSDGGTAGEPTDAAAESATPEKDGANADPDTGADEPNPELLSDEERVEYLLERNGGRMKQATIVKETGWSNAKVSQLLSSMDDEDRVDKLRIGRENLISLPGEGVGELGEEP; encoded by the coding sequence ATGCGGTGTCGGGTCCCCATCTTGCTGTGTGCCCTCCTCCTCGCCTCCGCTCCGGTGCTCGGTGCGGTTCCCGTCGCTGGACAACCACAGGCCGACGGGACACACTTCGAAGCACAGCTCCAAGCGGACGGCGACGCGGCGTGGAACGTCACGCTCAGCGTGCCCATCGGCACTGACAGCGATCGCGACGCCTTCGAGGCGTTCGCGGACCGGTTCGAGGCCGGCGAGGCCGACCTCGAGCTCGGTGTCGACGCGTTCGAGCGGGCCGCCGGCGAGGCCTCGGCGGCGAGCGGCCGCGAGATGTCGATCACGTCGGTCAGCCGTCACAGCGAAGTCGTAACCGACCCCGACAGCGGGGAGACGTACGGGGTGCTCCGGGTCTCGTTCACCTGGGAGTCGTTCGCGCGAATCGACGACGAGGACACGCTGTACGTCGACGACGCGTTCAACACCACGGACGGGACGTGGCTGCCGGGACTCGGATCGGACCAGTCGCTGACGATCCTGGCCCCGCCGGGCTACGGTGGGCCGACCACCTCGCCGATCGGGGCCGACGGCGGGGACCTCCGGTGGGAGGGGCCGACGACGTTCGAGCCCGGATACTTCGACATCGTCTATCACCCGTCTGGTGCGGGACCGGCGACGAACGGGATCTCGAGCCCCCTCGTCGCCGGGGCGTTGCTCCTGAGCGGAGCCGCGCTCCTCGTCGGGCTGTACCTCCTGTTCGGCCGGCAGCGCGGGGACGAGACACGCGAGCCCCCGGAGGCGGGCGATGCCGATAGCGACGGCGGAACGGCGGGGGAACCGACGGACGCGGCGGCCGAGAGCGCGACACCAGAGAAAGACGGTGCGAACGCCGACCCGGACACCGGGGCCGACGAGCCGAATCCCGAACTGCTCTCGGACGAGGAGCGCGTCGAGTACCTCCTCGAACGGAACGGGGGACGGATGAAGCAGGCGACGATCGTCAAGGAGACCGGCTGGTCGAACGCGAAGGTCTCACAGCTTCTCTCGTCGATGGACGACGAAGACCGGGTGGACAAACTCCGAATCGGCCGGGAGAACCTCATCAGCCTGCCCGGAGAAGGCGTCGGCGAACTCGGCGAGGAGCCTTGA